The Pyrenophora tritici-repentis strain M4 chromosome 2, whole genome shotgun sequence genome window below encodes:
- a CDS encoding Transformer domain containing protein, with protein MLSILSTLTLLSLPFVAVCQSASDGYTGYKLNVRDDGDPTAVLYETENTSTSNISALSPVPDVLLNASVHVGEIFVGVDNLTAKINLDAQVLQLLQFNAGVDVSIDKVQLTIQNVTAKVYLEARLGNLVTMVSDVLDSIDLNPVIAELGNGLGSIINDTAGLVGDVAGGLTGSNQTAQSRKRSIDTHQWDLRNNILYSVSSNFEGNAHKQRVLAQNGDIVEQMLNNYGSISSSKVVGNYRTDMRFNGFNETVIFRGEEVWEEEYVYEPFMGLYSVSGVFKRKSNGEVVGTQLLAEARGGGSALLGNEKA; from the exons ATGTTGTCCATACTTTCGACGCTCACGCTCCTTTCACTGCCTTTTGTTGCCGTCTGCCAGTCTGCGTCTGATGGCTACACGGGCTACAAGCTCAATGTGCGGGACGACGGGGACCCAACTGCCGTGCTCTACGAGACTGAGAATACGTCCACGTCGAACATCTCAGCATTGAGCCCAGTACCAGATGTTCTCCTCAACGCTTCGGTCCATGTTGGCGAGATCTTTGTTG GCGTGGATAATCTGACGGCCAAGATCAACCTCGATGCACAGGTCCTCCAGTTGCTGCAGTTCAACGCAGGAGTCGATGTATCGATTGACAAGGTGCAGCTCACAATCCAAAACGTGACTGCAAAAGTATACCTGGAAGCCCGTCTCGGCAACCTCGTCACCATGGTCAGCGACGTCCTCGACAGCATCGACCTCAACCCCGTCATTGCGGAGCTCGGAAACGGTCTCGGATCCATCATAAACGACACCGCCGGCCTCGTTGGCGACGTCGCGGGTGGCCTCACAGGAAGTAACCAAACGGCGCAATCTCGCAAACGCAGCATCGACACCCACCAATGGGATCTCCGCAACAACATCCTCTACTCCGTGTCCAGCAACTTCGAAGGCAACGCACACAAGCAGCGTGTGCTTGCTCAAAACGGCGACATTGTCGAGCAAATGTTAAACAACTACGGCTCCATTTCTAGCTCCAAAGTCGTGGGCAACTACCGCACTGACATGCGCTTCAACGGCTTCAACGAGACGGTCATATTTAGGGGCGAGGAGGTGTGGGAGGAGGAGTACGTGTACGAGCCTTTTATGGGCTTGTACTCTGTGAGTGGTGTTTTCAAGAGGAAGAGTAATGGTGAGGTTGTGGGGACGCAGTTACTGGCTGAGGCGAGGGGAGGTGGGAGCGCGCTTTTGGGGAATGAGAAGGCTTGA
- a CDS encoding NADH-ubiquinone oxidoreductase 29.9 kd subunit precursor, with translation MRAAARLFASVKPGQYLEAGTPTGLTGLLTHPSPRSTLLYHYNSTLDKLKKIPESSVYRQSTEALTKHRLAIVEQTKPVGWDAWQEKITLQVSEDPDRYQFVNTSAGPTVMMPNEAEVDARSRRAEWDGEPLQSMPEGIRSAKERLPSAKKMKGASNYSNERVLADIKFDPEPKYTTEAISELENRLGAGLIEEVIQVAEGEHKLVDAMVAAKVWEPLEEPAPEGQWSYFERATHTSTQKP, from the exons ATGAGGGCAGCTGCACGCCTCTTCGCCAGCGTCAAGCCCGGCCAATACCTCGAGGCCGGCACCCCGACGGGTCTCACAGGCCTTCTCACCCACCCGTCGCCGCGCTCAACCCTGTTGTACCATTACAATTCGACGCTCGACAAGCTCAAGAAGATTCCCGAATCGTCCGTCTACCGCCAGTCGACCGAAGCTCTGACCAAGCACCGTCTCGCCATCGTTGAGCAGACCAAGCCTGTAGGATGGGACGCATGGCAGGAGAAGATCACGTTGCAAGTTAGCGAGGACCCCGATCGATACCAATTTGTCAACACGTCGGCCGGACCAACGGTCATGATGCCCAATGAGGCCGAGGTAGATGCTCGATCAAGGCGGGCAGAGTGGGATGGAGAGCCACTGCAGAGCATGCCCGAGGGAATCCGATCAGCAAAGGAGCGATTACCCTCTGCCAAAAAGATGAAGGGTGCCTCCAACTACAGCAACGAGCGCGTCTTGGCGGATATCAAGTTTGACCCAGAGCCCAAGTACACTACTGAGGC CATCTCGGAGCTGGAGAACAGGCTTGGCGCAGGTTTGATTGAGGAAGTCATCCAGGTTGCCGAGGGTGAGCACAAGCTCGTGGATGCCATGGTTGCAGCCAAGGT CTGGGAGCCATTGGAGGAGCCAGCACCAGAGGGCCAATGGAGTTACTTTGAGCGTGCGACACATACGTCTACTCAGAAGCCGTAG
- a CDS encoding Amelogenin multi-domain protein, translated as MDSADRFRQPGLGNYPSIGQQYNGQQNQLPTLPPLQSAGQYQPMYGHNSNPHTPQPPHTPVTSASNGSSTMPPLQHPPLRPLQPTPSYLPMTSAYSQAPMLSTAAAHSNTHQLGPSPGMGLGHASMYTHTPVLPNQEPEPVHVVGQQGRRGVLPTHPGRPAPAAGKTPTAATKNAEGKYECPHCNKTYLHLKHLKRHLLRHTGERPYQCHLCKDTFSRSDILKRHFQKCSIRRGNPTGANHLQHAQQHLQKNRQPSGAEQNSYLNHIGANNMSYADAGGYTMGLPQMPAMGGNGFSDNLPSLNHQSMSARTSRSNSLMRPSSGVEDSAHRRSISAMDFQSARMNFNDYRPDGVPNGYGQQQQPPQATSNGSDPSTHYSYDHGSNGSMAPQNGMPVKSEAGESTSYGVSTLPNVDGMNNGQDGSLWRNGSFNGDMNNSNDTPNDTLFGLYSHAPGLVDSSPMIDNWFIGPATSDPLHNLARSLVNFCFPNESVLPNQSGEDFAHEALKNILTGDNVKDFLHEYRHYHSHWPLIHIATFDPFSANPGLVLAMCCLGAVYSDKMGPSDVRWLMERVRESVLRSSRVYELAQVHQMADLDHQLPGTTEEIQALVLLHSQFLWHGSQQQRQQVRDEMRALANVTRCAALFQPLPPDNPNASALHQPGPVTGAEVDSWNWNSWIENEKRARLTAYIYLIDASSTIYFNTHPRFDAKNINVPLPADDAAWEAKNSEDCANALGLRGVAAQAVNESGSRRAKQLALSEALCVLNGACPGKFPERATNVFGKFILIHAIHAQIYNIQRQLLQRNTSSGTSTPQSQGGSPATPPNGVNEQVQNQLRSTVGALQLWKKCWDEDLAIQFPHNQRRRGFCRDGIHFYFLAQTFLRQSRPEDWAAPADARCRHVFSLLKHIRHYIASDSAQKGIEIGAMTQVADDYAIADLTLNMKRLFTPLDEQ; from the exons ATGGACAGCGCCGACCGCTTTCGCCAGCCTGGTCTCGGCAACTACCCGTCAATAGGCCAGCAGTACAATGGCCAGCAGAACCAGCTGCCCACGCTGCCGCCTCTGCAGAGCGCCGGCCAGTATCAGCCCATGTACGGCCACAACAGCAACCCTCACACTCCCCAGCCGCCGCATACCCCCGTGACTTCTGCCTCTAATGGCAGCTCCACGATGCCGCCGCTGCAGCACCCGCCGCTGCGACCTCTCCAGCCCACGCCTTCATACCTGCCCATGACTTCGGCCTACTCACAGGCGCCCATGCTGTCCACTGCAGCTGCCCACTCCAACACCCACCAGCTCGGCCCTTCGCCAGGCATGGGATTGGGACACGCGTCCATGTACACACACACGCCTGTGCTTCCCAACCAAGAGCCTGAGCCGGTGCACGTTGTCGGTCAGCAAGGCCGCCGCGGAGTCCTGCCTACGCACCCTGGTAGGCCCGCGCCCGCAGCAGGCAAGACGCCCACTGCTGCAACCAAGAACGCAGAGGGCAAGTACGAGTGTCCTCACTGCAACAAAACCTACCTTCACTTGAAACATTTGAAGCGCCATCTTCTGCGCC ATACCGGTGAGCGACCGTACCAATGCCATCTGTGCAAGGACACGTTCAGCAGGAGTGATATCCTCAAGCGCCACTTCCAAAAGTGCTCCATAAGGCGAGGCAACCCGACGGGCGCAAACCACCTGCAGCACGCGCAGCAACATTTGCAGAAGAACCGACAGCCTAGTGGCGCCGAGCAAAACTCGTACCTGAACCACATCGGGGCGAACAACATGTCGTACGCCGATGCCGGTGGTTACACAATGGGCCTACCGCAGATGCCTGCCATGGGCGGCAACGGCTTTAGCGACAACTTGCCCTCGCTCAACCACCAGAGCATGTCTGCACGCACATCGCGCTCAAACAGCTTGATGCGCCCTAGCAGTGGCGTCGAGGACAGCGCCCATCGCCGGAGCATCTCCGCCATGGACTTCCAGAGCGCGAGGATGAACTTCAACGATTATCGTCCGGATGGTGTCCCCAATGGCTATGGTCAGCAGCAACAACCACCCCAAGCTACCAGCAACGGGTCGGATCCTAGCACCCACTACAGCTACGACCATGGTTCCAACGGCTCCATGGCACCGCAGAACGGCATGCCGGTGAAGAGCGAGGCCGGTGAGTCAACCTCGTACGGAGTTTCGACACTGCCCAACGTGGACGGCATGAACAACGGCCAGGATGGCTCGCTATGGCGGAACGGATCGTTCAACGGCGATATGAATAATTCCA ATGATACACCAAATGATACTTTGTTCGGACTATACTCGCATGCTCCCGGCTTGGTCGACTCTTCCCCAATGATTGACAACTGGTTTATTGGACCTGCCACGTCTGATCCTCTCCACAACCTGGCTCGTTCGCTGGTGAATTTTTGCTTTCCGAATGAGTCTGTGCTGCCAAATCAATCAGGAGAGGACTTCGCCCACGAAGCACTCAAAAATATCTTAACGGGAGACAACGTAAAGGATTTCCTACACGAATACAGACACTATCACTCACACTGGCCCCTGATACACATTGCAACATTTGATCCGTTTTCCGCCAACCCTGGGCTTGTGCTAGCAATGTGTTGTCTTGGTGCTGTTTACTCTGACAAAATGGGTCCGTCGGATGTCCGGTGGCTGATGGAGCGCGTTCGGGAGAGTGTATTGAGATCCAGTCGAGTGTATGAATTGGCACAGGTGCATCAAATGGCTGATCTTGATCACCAATTGCCTGGTACTACCGAAGAAATACAAGCGCTGGTTTTGCTTCACTCTCAATTTTTATGGCACGGGTCACAACAGCAGCGTCAGCAAGTGCGAGATGAAATGCGCGCGCTGGCCAACGTCACCCGTTGTGCTGCTCTCTTCCAACCTCTGCCCCCCGACAACCCGAACGCGAGCGCATTGCACCAGCCGGGACCGGTAACAGGCGCCGAAGTCGACTCTTGGAACTGGAACAGCTGGATTGAGAATGAGAAGCGGGCTAGGTTGACGGCATACATTTACTTGATCGACGCCTCCTCGACCATATACTTCAACACCCATCCCAGATTCGACGCCAAAAATATCAACGTGCCTTTGCCTGCTGACGATGCAGCTTGGGAGGCGAAGAATTCAGAAGACTGTGCCAATGCTCTGGGTTTGAGAGGAGTAGCGGCGCAGGCTGTCAACGAGTCCGGAAGCAGGCGAGCGAAGCAGTTGGCCTTGTCTGAAGCATTATGTGTACTCAATGGAGCCTGCCCAGGGAAATTCCCTGAGCGGGCTACTAATGTCTTTGGAAAATTCA TTCTCATCCATGCTATCCACGCCCAAATCTACAATATCCAACGTCAGCTTCTCCAACGCAACACATCAAGCGGTACAAGCACGCCTCAGTCTCAGGGTGGAAGCCCAGCCACACCACCTAACGGAGTCAACGAACAAGTACAGAATCAGCTTCGCTCAACAGTCGGTGCTTTGCAACTATGGAAGAAGTGCTGGGATGAAGACCTTGCCATTCAATTTCCCCACAACCAACGTCGACGTGGCTTCTGCCGCGACGGCATCCACTTCTACTTCCTAGCACAGACTTTCCTTCGGCAATCTCGACCTGAAGACTGGGCTGCGCCTGCAGATGCACGGTGCCGCCACGTATTCAGCCTCTTGAAGCATATCAGGCATTACATTGCTTCCGACTCTGCGCAAAAAGGCATTGAAATTGGTGCCATGACTCAAGTGGCCGACGACTACGCTATTGCCGACCTTACCCTGAACATGAAACGTCTCTTCACCCCACTCGACGAGCAATGA